Part of the Plasmodium malariae genome assembly, chromosome: 9 genome is shown below.
GTTACAATATCTTTCGCAACATAAATATCACCAAATGAACCACTCCCTAACTTTTTCCCCAGAGCATATTTATTCGCTACTCTTATTTCCATggttgtttttttatattatagcTACAAAATGTGGcaggaaaaaatttaaaataattaactcaatatacacatatacaaatgTACAGCACaactacatatataaagtatGGAAATACGTACTACTTATCGTTTTTGTtatagatacatatatatatatatatatatatataatacatctgcttatatatttaaataagcaTAAACTAAATATGCAATTGCTCCATAATTTATACAATCAGAAGTTCAAGCTCCTatcacacaaaaaaaaatttttttaatatttctttctaTCTACAcgaataattttcaaaataataaaatcatCCCAATCATAATTGAAAAACTTATAACGGTTTGTATACAATGTaatgcaaatataaatatatattttaattccaatttaaatttaaatttaaattttatatttttaatattttttcctatagTAAATGTTCATAATGTATCATTAAAATAtcgaaaataaataaacattacGTGGATGtaatataagtaataataaaaatgtaagtggaaaatttttttgcaatAATCATATATGAATGCCATTTTAGTTTAATCTGcaatatgatataataaaaatgtctTTTCGTACGAAAAAATAACcatgtacatttattaaattttcttaaaactatttttctagtatatatacatcacATCATcatctatttttaaaatttaaaattttaaaaagattaagaaaaaaacattttatacaAGAGCACGActtctacatatataaataaaaacttgAGCCCTAGATTCGCgtccaaaaaaaatatatatatatatatatatgcttacgcaaatatgtacataaatacatatggaCTTATGCACGTAGGGACGTAAGTATGTATGTTCAAGTACATGTATCTATGTAAGTAATCTCTCATAACCTATTAAAACAATGTTACTTCACaagttatttaaaaaacatatgtgcatatatatttcattatacaTGTGGTACTCTTCAGggagtatttatttatgaagaATAGCATTTTTTCATATCGTTCTGAGAAAAGAATACAATTTAATATAACGGTGatcataaattaaaaaagctcattaataatttaataaataagtacatatatacataaacatatcaAGTAGTTCAACATAgagcatgtatatatatatatatatatatatatagtacgacttaaaatgtataaattctacataaataacatattcATGGGGATATGTTCAGCACAAACAAAGATATgtttaaatatgttatatatatagtactaTTATATAGTGTTATAAACGTACCACATCGTATTGAACAGATGTTCAATCACGTTATAAGcatattatatcatataataaacatgTTTTGTAAAACAGCAAGCATAACATGTTATACTTACATATTACAGCATATTACACCTCGTAATATACAAATTCCAACATATCATTTGTACATGTTATATCACATTATATACttatcatatacatattataatgtatgattaccaaataagaaaaataacacTCGATtcctttttgtattttactttaaCATACTTTCAAATACATATACTGTTTTAAACAATTACTACTTCAAATTTTTCTTGTTCCCCCACcctaatattaataattctgattttgcatataatatatatatttatgtgtaatatatatataaatatatattgttatactttatatatttttttctttggaaatatttattaaactgTTTCCTCAAGTTAGGTGATCTTAGAAAtctttaattaaaaactttttatcTTTGGTTAATCGTTCatgatattttataaaatataaattatttttatgtgtataccacacgtaatatatatattaatataaaatataaaaatatatatatattttttttttttgtttaatatacAGTAATTAagatttttttcattttttaaggaaaaaaattaatacaatatatactGAAAAGAAATCTTTCAAACTAATATGGCGCACTaaggataaaaaatgttatgtaaatttttatattatataatatcacATGCAAATTGTTTCTTCCTATTAGTAGTACtagtacaaaatatatatatatatatatatattatttgcggttcatataaaataatataatagttatgaacaaaattataatattatattactatatattactaaatttttttttttttttttttaatatattttaaaaaaatttaaatagcttttaaaaatattatgtatttaaaaaaaaaaaaaaaaaaaaaaaagcgaaatttttataagaatGAAAACTTtagtaacaataaaaaagaaatttttgttaagcttcatatttttattctttttacatatttttttgtggGTGTGTGTgatttgttcatataaaataaaattttttttcagcttatgtttttaataaaaagttttaggtactttattttaaagtttaaatatatagtttttaatttataattgttttttttcctttttttttttagggtTATGTATGGatgatttatttattttttttttatagttgtacataatttttttttttattctaatatttatatgtattttttttttttttcatgaacGGTTAAGGTAAATGATTTAGTCTTTTTTAGAATTCATGGTTTTACAATATTGAGTTTCCTTTTATAAagctatttttttctattgcTTGTTCTTATGTAATTTGGTTCATATGACGTGCTTTAAGtatatgtttacatttatgcatatggctttgtagaaaaatatatcatttgatgtatacttatatacttatgtatatacatatgtatatacatatatgtgtatatatgtatatatgatgtatatatgtatatatgatgtatatatgtatatatgatgtatatatgtattggCGTATccgttttttttctttatgttttacgtttttttatttggttatttatttcattcacttgaattctaaaaaattatttcttttgttaACATTTAAACATGAGTTGCTTTAAGtttcatttatatactttttttttttttactttattttgcttactatatattaaccttttttataagacaaatttaatatattagagTTGTGCACACATTGGTTTataaactttaaaaaaaataaagttgttttcctttctatatttttttattatatagtcttttttttaaaaaaaaaaaattctatttttcattttttaaagagaattattatatgaataataaattatattactataCTGTCATTTTTTGCAGTGATATAACCTACTGTTTCTTCTGCTGTTCgataattttatgttatagAATCATAAAAGCATATAACGAACTGCATAGTGATAAGAAGCGTGATACACATGTCTTCACGTTTTCCCGTGTTTGTTCATAACTGttaatcttttattttattcttattccCTTTTTGTTACACCAAATAAATTGTTCATTGAATACAtaggtatgtatatatgtgcacattttctacatattttcaaatgatgattcatatgtttaattacgcgttatcaaaatatttgctgttaaatatgcatagcaaaaaaaaggaaaagaacgaaataatacataatacagAACGGTATAATTTGGAAAACTGCTAATAGTTGTGCATGAGTAACGtagaaattataattaatccATTATTTGTAAATCAGTAGGaagggaaataaaaatagtatatattttaattgacctactttaatttttctgtATGCAGAATACATTTCTAATGTTTCCATTAAGGgaagtattatattttaacataaatttctttcagtattttgaataaaaaaaaaaaaaggagaaaacaAAACAACACACAAAAACGTATTACGAAtcattacattttaattattattttgtataaaatatacatgctATAAAAACATGAATTAAAGAAGAGCCTAACTGGATGTTTACTTTTCGTTAATATTTTACGCTCCATATAATATGATTATAAtgaaatgtattattatagtaaATATGTTATAGAAACTACAGTAAGTTCAACAAAGGAACaatttactcttttttttatgcaaaattttgaataacAAATCACAGtacaattaataatttatagaagtcatttataaattcacTAACTATATTgtatatccatatatatacttttacataatatatatatatgtaaaatacttttttaattttgaagTGACGGTACAATATTCTACTACTACATCAGTAGTGGTGTTAGGTTATATTGGTTTTATGTatgttattctttttttatagattgtgataaaataaaaaatgaaaaaaattctaaCAGTTCTTCACACagaatatagaaaaaaataataatgccGTAGCTTAAGCCGCAAATTTTGTACGTtagttaaatttttaatttattcattttttattactgttGCTAATAACTTTggatacaaaaaaaaaataaaaatgtatgaattaaatattaaggGACAcatcaaaatttataattttgtaactCAAATAttgtttacatatttatatcgAAACTACACTATTCAATAGccttagaaaaaaattatattatgaataataataggtaagtataatacatatataaatatatataatacaactTTATAAATGCCCATTAACTTGAAAgatataatagtaaaatatacatatatgaactgcaattaaaaaaaaaaaaaaaattaaaatatatcatattttttaatatttaaagggatatacacttttttttttttaattatactgAGCTTTGTCAATATAtgtcatttaaaaatagggaataaaaggcaaaaaaataaaaataaaataaataatgtaaatatatcgaatacttatatttatatttttttgcccttacataaattatgccttttttttttctttttttttgaagttcaaaaaaaaaaacaaatatacttatatacatatatatatatgtatattttcaaatttttaataagataaaaataagtttaaaaatgtgaaatacATGGAAAAGTAAAGGAAAATACAAGAAAAACTTggttacaattttttttattgaatatgAACAACtgaaaagataataataaataggaAAAACGACATTTCTGTTAAGTagctcttttttattatcagcattatataataaaaaaaaaaaaaagtacgatcctttttttgattattattttactatttataatatagtatatatatgaaattgcATATGTTatccttaaaaatattgtttttacaCATTTGTAATAGTTAGTTGTGCCGCATATAACAGAGCCAATAAAATATGGTTGTCCTAAACAGTTAACAACTGTAGTGTATTGTTTTTGACAATCTGAAGAtactattttaaatgtatttgcatatttttaaagggTTATGGAAAGAAGCTAAATTCTGTTAAATTCCATGACTGTTAAATTGCTTAACTATCAAGTTCAAGATTTGCTAAGCTGTAAAATTGACAACGcgcaaattttttatattgttttaaatataaagaaaaaagagacgaaaaaaaaaaaatagaaaatggAATACAATGGAAACCTTGTAGACATAGAAGGAAATGACTTGATAATAAATCAGATAACCAATGATAGGACAATCATAAATTgcaaactttttttatttaaattaaaaacaaagaGCGACAAATTGAGATATTATGAAATCAAAAATTCCATCGCATCAAAAGATTTTATTAAGGCATATATTGCTGATGATTCAAACGCCCTTTTACTCTCAgatgatttattttatttatatgatagtgaaaataataaaaaaaattgcttaaTAAATTTGAATGACTGCGAACCAAgagattttatatattataagaaaaatttaatatttattcaaaaggataaattttccttatttcAAGCAAAAGCCGATGGAAAATGTAACATTCTGCTAAATTTAATAGATGCACCgttaaaagtaaatttttgttCTTGTAATAAGGATATgctatatttatgtactagcgcaagaatatattttttaaaattaatatattcaaaggataaaatattaaaagttaaaaatacgCAAATGAGTCTTCCATTCAAATTTAAGCAAGAAGAATATGCATATCATTCTTTTGAAAACAAAttctataaaattaaaaatgaatataaagaaGTAATACATGTGTGTAGTTATTCTGATAAAGAAGTAActgtatataaatttgttaaaggagaatttaaaaataaaaaaaaatgttttgtaaaattatcagtaaataaattaaataatgaaattataaaaggatgttttttttttaagattaAGAGGGTGTCAAAAGgtcaggaaaaaaaaaaaaaggacacAGATgttgtaaataataattataacgaGGTGGTAGTAAAGGGGTCAAATGATTCGAATTTAGAGGATGAAGTAACTgagggaaaaaagaaatgtgatagtgaagaaattttaaaatatgaaaatgtgAACTGTGTGGATAACTTACCCTgtgatgaaaataatttgttacAAAATAATGATTCCATTTTCTCGAATGAGAAAATTGTAAGAGATGAAAATTCAAAGTTTGAAGAGGAGCATACTTGCTCCGATGTAGTAACTACacataatggaaaaaataacaacattgaaaatgaagaagaagaaaagatAGAGGAAGACATTTCTACAAATAAAGAAGAGGATATTATAAAGTTGtacttattaatttatagTGAGAACGGGAgaattttgatatattttgtgGACTATTTAAATCTAGCTGATTTTAAATTTGGTTTTGTAGGGTTTAGTAACAACCCAATTGCATTTATGCATTTGCCATTTAaagcaatatatatatataacatatctgaattatatgaaaaaagagtaataaaacaaaaaaaaattattcaaaaaaaaaaaaaattatcttctAATTATTGTAAATACATGGAGCATATAATCaataaagaaatttatattaatagtaatCTTTTTATTGATACAGTTTTAATGAATGAAGGTACAGTTAGCATATATACCATCCAAATTCATAATAATCTTTTACTTGAATGTGAAAATAATATGGAGCCTACGGTTATCAATGTTGTAAATTGCAGTAATAAAGTTGTGGCAGtaaaaaaagcaataaataatgagaataaaaatgatgaaataaaaaaaattataaatgagTCCAAATATTCTTGTTATTCGGATAGTGATTCATATATAGATAGTGATATTACATGGACAAACAGTGACAAAagtgatgatgatgatgataatgataattctTTGTACAATGTTAATATTGATTCTCATGTGGGAGAAGATAATTTgaataattatgaacattcgggaaaaatggaaaaaacaaaaaacattGGCAGTTCTAGTAGTATTAGTAATGCACTTAGCCAAAACAAACAAAGCCTATTATCTGAAATAGATcattatgataatataaaaaaggagcaAGATAATTTTACTCATAACATAGCTGATAAGGATAATAGTAATGATAACATTAATAATGTGGGTAATAACAATGacagtaataatattgaaaataataataatgagaataataatattgaaagtaataacaatgagaatgttaataatgaaagtaataacaatgagaatattaataatgtgggtaataataattacagtAATCATAATGAGAATGTTAATAAtgaaagtaataataatgagaatgttaataatgaaaataataataatgagaatgttaataatgaaagtaataacaatgagaatgttaataatgaaagtaataataatgagaatgttaataatgaaaataataataatgagaatgttaataatgaaagtaataataatgagaatgttaataatgaaagtaataataatgttaataatgaaagtaataataatgagaatgttaataatgaaagtaataacaatgagaatattaataatgtgggtaataataattacagtAATCATAATGAGAATGTTAATAAtgaaagtaataataatgagaatgttaataataatgaaagtaataacaatgagaatattaataatgtgggtaataataattacagtaataataatgagaatgttaataatgtgggtaataataattacagtaataataatgagaatgttaataatgtgggtaataataattacagtaataataatgagaatgttaataatgtgggtaataataattacagtaataataatgagaatgttaataatgaaagtaataataatgagaataataataataatgaggataataataatgacagTAATGATTATGGTAGTAATATagatgataaaataattgaggaaaaggaagaaatagATCAAGATAAAAGGAAGGGAAAATGTAACGGAAATATCTATACAATTGAACAGTTAAAAATGGGTCAGAAAAATGAAGAGACtctagaaaataatatagaatgtgaaataaaagaaaatgctTCGAAAAACCAGAGTTTGTTATATTTGACACATCACAAGAACTCAAGTAATGATTCATGTATCTCTACACCTTCATCAGTAAATagcataaaattaaagacGTCCACTTTTGAAGTAAACCAGCAGAGCGCGAAACAGATAAGCGAAAACGGGGATGAAGAAGCAGAAAAAGTAGTAGAAAATgaattagaaaaagaaaaggaagtTTATGAGATTTATGATAAAGAAGGTGCCCATATGGAAAAACATCCAAAAGTGAATGAAGACcaggaaaaaaatgagaatttAGAAGTAAATGTAGACCCCGAAATGAGTGAACCACAACACGACAGCATTAGGCAGAATGATATGACAGAAGGCAATAAAGTGAAAGATGGTGGTGATATACAAACATGCAATGAAAATGTAGAATTAAAGGGAGAAAAGGAAATGAATCAAACAAATTTTGTTGCTGTTGATACAGAAAAAGGAGTGGGGGACCAAAAtgaatttaatgaaaataatgaagaggaatttgataaaaatgtagaacaaaagaaaaagaaaaaaagaaaaaagggaaaagacaaaaaaatagaaagtaTAGAAAAGGAAGATGTGGAAGAAGAAACTacagaagaaaagaaaaaaaagaaaaaaaagaaaaaggcaAGAATAGAGGACAATATTTTAGTCgataaaaaagaacagaGTGATAAACATGATGGtattaataatgatgatTCTGAAAAAcatttgaataataaattacataataatgatttaataaattcTAATAACAACCTTTTAGTATTATCATCAATGATTAAActttatttatcattaagAAAATATGGTGCACTATTTAGTTTACTTTGTGTATCAGGTAagaaacaaattaaaagCACTGTTAAGAATatggggaaaaaatattccattaAATTACTAGAATATCTTTTAAACACACTAATGAGAAATACATATGCTCTTGTTCCTTTTTATAAGTggattaaatgtatatgtaaagtATATAAAGATTCTCTGAAAGGGAGAAAACATCGTTCTTTAGTTActaaaataacaaatgttGCAGACAAATATGTGAGAaatgaacatataataaatctCGTTGTAGACAAAATTAGTTGTACTGTTGACagtataatgaaaaataaaattttggaaAATACAGAAATTCTTAATTATAGAGATGGGACTATCatgaaatgaaaatttgtaaaaaaaacttttcaataaaataataatattatgtaaaaaatgttattttttggaagtagtaattttttcatttaatttagaCCTGTGTGTATATAACgctacatatatgtatttaaatatgtctttgttgttatatgtataagttcatatgtgtatatgttcacatgtgtatatgttcatatgtgtatatgttcatatgtgtatatgttcatatgtgtatatgttcatatgtgtatatgttcatatgtgTATAAGTGTAAATTGGCATaacatgtatacatttatatgcatacacgATGATAGAacgaaaagtaaaaaatttaagttgtgtttttgatataaataaaaatatacatataagtacatacgtatatacatatatatatgtacacatatatatatgtatatatatatctacttatgtatatatatatatatccgtATAAATTTACTTACCAAAACATCTTTAAGTTTCGTGAGAATCTGTTTTATCTCAGTTATTAAGAAAACCGtccaatttttattatttcaataCGCATAATTATGAACACTGTTTGTTGACAAAATTGcagaacaaaaaagaaaaaaaaaattatatatatgtacatatatgtatacatgtaatCCCCTTGGCATAATTTGTGcacaattaaaaataaaaaataaaatatgttttaattataaatttatattttacataaatttttgtttttcatgcAATTTTATGTAACCACTTTgccttttattaaataaatgcgTAATATTAgcattcttttttccttttttttttttttttttttcttttctttgttaaaataataatttatattttgccaAAAGAAATTTTTCTAAAGCGCAAACatctttaatatatgaaaaaaaaaatatgaaaaacagATTCAATAATGCTAATAGTTGTACtattataaaagtataacACAATTTCTTAAGCCATATTACACACATCAGTTATTgttaatatgcatatttatgtttgtatgtacaattatttacgtttgtacatttattcacgtatatatgtgtatgtaattgatttttttttttttttccctgttttaaaagtattaatGGGTGAATAAATGGACAAATTAACGGACTCGTtaacaaatgaaaatatgaatgAAGTTTTTATTTCCTACAATGATATGAGTactaattcttttttacctGAACATAAATATGATGAGCTGTTCTgctcctttttttatgtataaataacaagattatttatttttttaattctgtaGTACAAGACAATGCAAGTGAAACATGTGTGGAATCGTACCAAgatttaaatgaatttttagaaaattcGGATGAATCCAATTTCCAGTATTCAAATGAAAGCGAAAATTCAAGTATTTATAACACTTATTCTACAGATGAAAAACATATTCCAATTTACTCTTATGTTAGTAATAATTtcataacaaaaaaagagagaaaatataaaaaatgttatacagctagttttataaataatatgaacaggtcagaaaaaaaaaaaaaatgcattaaaTTGACATACTctgaagaatatatattgtatatacaaatatgtatgtatttatgcacATCTAAATATCTTACCTATTaaaattccttttattttatacttgaAAGTGTTGAGAACTTCCCGTTCAAAAGTTATGGAAACATGATCACTGGTACAGATAAAACAAAGTAAGTCttcctttaaaattttttttgtttgtccgtatttacataaattctGCGTgtgcaaaaagaaaaaaaaaaaaaaaaaaggaaacgATGCACTTATACGTAAAACTCTTAGATTCGATATGTAcgaaaaataattgaaattgttctaaaagtaaaaaaacacacacaatattatgtacatatacataacatGTTAGAAAAATAGACAATTTTCAATGGAAACCTTTAGGGAAGAACGTTCCCGAAATTTCGTTGTTAAATATGTCTTATAAAAAGGCCTGGGATATAGGAAAAGAaggtataaaaaaacaaatatgaaGAGGTGCGcacatatagatatagacataagtatatgtatatatatatatatatatttatatgtacggAATATTTTGTGGAATGGCTATCGTCCTCctgtaaattatttaaaatgtgaAGAAGCGATGAACAACTTtgattttttgtttttattaggTTGTAATGGATtgcttattaaaaatatattt
Proteins encoded:
- the PmUG01_09045900 gene encoding conserved Plasmodium protein, unknown function; this encodes MEYNGNLVDIEGNDLIINQITNDRTIINCKLFLFKLKTKSDKLRYYEIKNSIASKDFIKAYIADDSNALLLSDDLFYLYDSENNKKNCLINLNDCEPRDFIYYKKNLIFIQKDKFSLFQAKADGKCNILLNLIDAPLKVNFCSCNKDMLYLCTSARIYFLKLIYSKDKILKVKNTQMSLPFKFKQEEYAYHSFENKFYKIKNEYKEVIHVCSYSDKEVTVYKFVKGEFKNKKKCFVKLSVNKLNNEIIKGCFFFKIKRVSKGQEKKKKDTDVVNNNYNEVVVKGSNDSNLEDEVTEGKKKCDSEEILKYENVNCVDNLPCDENNLLQNNDSIFSNEKIVRDENSKFEEEHTCSDVVTTHNGKNNNIENEEEEKIEEDISTNKEEDIIKLYLLIYSENGRILIYFVDYLNLADFKFGFVGFSNNPIAFMHLPFKAIYIYNISELYEKRVIKQKKIIQKKKKLSSNYCKYMEHIINKEIYINSNLFIDTVLMNEGTVSIYTIQIHNNLLLECENNMEPTVINVVNCSNKVVAVKKAINNENKNDEIKKIINESKYSCYSDSDSYIDSDITWTNSDKSDDDDDNDNSLYNVNIDSHVGEDNLNNYEHSGKMEKTKNIGSSSSISNALSQNKQSLLSEIDHYDNIKKEQDNFTHNIADKDNSNDNINNVGNNNDSNNIENNNNENNNIESNNNENVNNESNNNENINNVGNNNYSNHNENVNNESNNNENVNNENNNNENVNNESNNNENVNNESNNNENVNNENNNNENVNNESNNNENVNNESNNNVNNESNNNENVNNESNNNENINNVGNNNYSNHNENVNNESNNNENVNNNESNNNENINNVGNNNYSNNNENVNNVGNNNYSNNNENVNNVGNNNYSNNNENVNNVGNNNYSNNNENVNNESNNNENNNNNEDNNNDSNDYGSNIDDKIIEEKEEIDQDKRKGKCNGNIYTIEQLKMGQKNEETLENNIECEIKENASKNQSLLYLTHHKNSSNDSCISTPSSVNSIKLKTSTFEVNQQSAKQISENGDEEAEKVVENELEKEKEVYEIYDKEGAHMEKHPKVNEDQEKNENLEVNVDPEMSEPQHDSIRQNDMTEGNKVKDGGDIQTCNENVELKGEKEMNQTNFVAVDTEKGVGDQNEFNENNEEEFDKNVEQKKKKKRKKGKDKKIESIEKEDVEEETTEEKKKKKKKKKARIEDNILVDKKEQSDKHDGINNDDSEKHLNNKLHNNDLINSNNNLLVLSSMIKLYLSLRKYGALFSLLCVSGKKQIKSTVKNMGKKYSIKLLEYLLNTLMRNTYALVPFYKWIKCICKVYKDSLKGRKHRSLVTKITNVADKYVRNEHIINLVVDKISCTVDSIMKNKILENTEILNYRDGTIMK